A window of the Oncorhynchus masou masou isolate Uvic2021 chromosome 13, UVic_Omas_1.1, whole genome shotgun sequence genome harbors these coding sequences:
- the LOC135552700 gene encoding SID1 transmembrane family member 2-like isoform X1, producing the protein MVLRSGCKFGPVSVLFRLGYVALLLLCVTHLRCARAETKTVVQKDAEFDVTYNDTVTSDNQTIYAFNHTVSRNKTEGVRVTVDVLSEGAESSPILFVVRQKQAVLSFQVPLILRGLYQRKYPYAHVGRTLCQPPTRTLSETQYFFVDVSTLSSLGTHYQLRISRVDSFTLHTDKKFSFTASPSQPQYFKYVFPDGVDTAIVKVNSEMTFPCSVMSIQDIQCPVYDLDNNVAFIGMYQTMTKTAAITVQRKDFPSNSFYVVVVVKTEDEACGGPLRFYPLRPDELIDAGNRSKTLDVVVSPAISSDVYVMGMLFCLGIFLSFYLLTFLVACVENKRMHRRREGLLNPADMSPAETGKPGVTPVSPYEYGSFADNASTLSSEAITDSIASDANYGYMGQETLKRRPFLTAIHHVAICIERSLESVTGRSRQESLSSIEEDDYDTLADIDSDKNIVRTKKYLCVSDLARKDKRVLSKKYQIYFWNIATIGVFYALPVIQLVITYQTVVNVTGNQDICYYNFLCAHPLGNLSAFNNILSNLGYVMLGLLFLLIVLQRDIIHSRALDRHDLNALECGIPKHFGLFYAMGTALMMEGLLSACYHVCPNYTNFQFDTSFMYMIAGLCVLKLYQKRHPDINASAYTAYACLAAVIFFSVLGVVFGKGNMVFWIIFSVLHILATMLLSTQLYYMGRWRLDSGILRRIVYVIYTDCIRQCSGPMYIDRMVLLVMGNIVNWSLAAYGLLKTPNDFASYLLAIAICNLLLYFAFYIIMKLRSGERIQCMAMVCILFTAVVWGFALFFFFQGLSTWQKTPAESREHNRDCIVLSFFDDHDIWHFLSSIAMFGSFLVLLTMDDDLDDVQRDKIFVF; encoded by the exons ATGGTTTTGAGGAGCGGTTGTAAATTTGGCCCCGTTTCAGTCTTGTTCCGGCTTGGTTATGTGGCCCTGTTGTTGTTATGTGTGACCCACTTGCGGTGCGCACGGGCAGAAACTAAAACGGTAGTCCAAAAGGATGCAGAGTTTGATGTTACCTACAACGATACAGTTACGAGTGACAACCAAACCATCTACGCCTTCAATCACACCGTCTCCCGAAACAAG ACGGAGGGGGTCCGTGTGACTGTGGATGTACTGTCGGAGGGGGCAGAGAGCAGTCCCATCCTGTTTGTGGTCAGACAGAAGCAGGCCGTGCTGTCCTTCCAGGTCCCCCTCATACTGCGTGGACT GTACCAGAGGAAGTACCCCTATGCCCATGTGGGCCGAACGCTTTGCCAACCCCCCACCCGCACCCTCTCCGAGACCCAGTACTTCTTTGTGGACGTGTCCACCCTGTCCAGCTTGGGCACCCACTACCAGCTGAGGATCAGCCGCGTGGACAGCTTCACCCTGCA TACAGACAAAAAGTTCAGCTTCACTGCCTCACCATCCCAACCCCAG tACTTCAAATATGTGTTCCCTGACGGAGTGGACACGGCCATCGTCAAGGTCAACTCTGAGATGACCTTCCCGTGCTCTGTCATGTCCATTCAGGACATCCAG TGCCCAGTGTATGACTTGGATAACAACGTGGCCTTCATTGGAATGTATCAAACCATGACCAAGACAGCTGCCATCACTGTCCAg AGGAAGGACTTCCCCAGTAACAGTTtctatgtggtggtggtggtgaagacGGAGGACGAGGCATGTGGGGGTCCCCTGCGCTTCTACCCCCTCCGTCCAGATGAACTCATTGATGCCGGCAATCGCAGTAAAACTCTGGACGTGGTCGTCTCGCCCGCCATCAGCT cggATGTGTACGTGATGGGCATGCTGTTCTGCCTGGgcatcttcctctccttctacctgctCACCTTCCTGGTGGCCTGTGTGGAGAACAAGAG GATgcacaggaggagggaggggcttCTGAACCCAGCGGACATGTCGCCCGCGGAGACAG GAAAGCCAGGTGTgactccagtctccccctatgaATACGGCTCctttg CGGACAACGCCAGCACGTTGAGCTCGGAGGCCATCACAGACAGCATAGCATCAGATGCCAACTACGGATACATGG GACAGGAGACTTTGAAACGCAGACCATTCCTAACTGCCATCCACCACGTAGCCATCTGCATTG aGCGTTCGTTGGAGAGCGTTACGGGTCGTAGTCGACAGGAGTCTCTGAGCTCAATAGAGGAGGATGACTATGACACGTTGGCCGACATCGACTCGGACAAGAACATCGTCCGCACCAAG AAGTACCTGTGTGTGTCGGACCTCGCTCGCAAAGACAAGAGGGTTCTGAGTAAAAAGTACCAGATCTACTTCTG GAATATTGCCACCATAGGTGTGTTCTACGCCCTCCCTGTCATCCAGCTGGTCATCACTTATCAAACG gttgTCAACGTGACAGGAAATCAGGACATCTGCTACTACAACTTCCTGTGTGCACACCCCCTGGGGAATCTgag TGCCTTCAACAACATACTGAGTAACCTTGGTTACGTGATGCTGGGCCTCCTCTTCCTGCTCATCGTGCTGCAGAGAGACATCATCCACAGCAGAGCGCTGGACCGCCACGACCTCAACGCACTG GAGTGTGGCATCCCTAAGCACTTTGGGCTGTTCTACGCCATGGGCACAGCTCTGATGATGGAAGGACTGCTGAGTGCCTGCTACCACGTTTGCCCCAACTACACCAACTTCCAGTTCG ATACCTCCTTCATGTATATGATcgctgggctgtgtgtgttaaaGCTGTACCAGAAGAGACACCCAGATATCAATGCCAGCGCTTACACTGCCTACGCCTGTCTGGCTGCTGTCATCTTCTTCTCTGTGCTAGGAGTG GTGTTTGGGAAGGGCAACATGGTGTTCTGGATcatcttctctgtcctccacatCCTGGCCACCATGCTGCTCAGCACCCAGCTCTACTACATGGGTCGCTGGAGACTGG ATTCTGGCATCCTGCGCAGGATTGTGTATGTGATCTACACTGACTGTATCCGCCAGTGCAGTGGCCCCATGTATATT gacCGAATGGTTCTGCTAGTGATGGGAAACATAGTGAACTGGTCTCT GGCTGCCTATGGGCTACTAAAGACACCCAATGACTTTGCCTCTTACCTGCTGGCCATTGCCATCTGCAACCTGCTACTCTACTTTGCCTTCTACATCATCAtgaag ctccgCAGTGGTGAGAGGATCCAGTGCATGGCCATGGTGTGTATCCTCTTCACGGCCGTGGTGTGGGGCTtcgctctcttcttcttcttccaggGCCTCAGTACTTGGCAG
- the LOC135552700 gene encoding SID1 transmembrane family member 2-like isoform X2 produces the protein MVLRSGCKFGPVSVLFRLGYVALLLLCVTHLRCARAETKTVVQKDAEFDVTYNDTVTSDNQTIYAFNHTVSRNKTEGVRVTVDVLSEGAESSPILFVVRQKQAVLSFQVPLILRGLYQRKYPYAHVGRTLCQPPTRTLSETQYFFVDVSTLSSLGTHYQLRISRVDSFTLHTDKKFSFTASPSQPQYFKYVFPDGVDTAIVKVNSEMTFPCSVMSIQDIQCPVYDLDNNVAFIGMYQTMTKTAAITVQRKDFPSNSFYVVVVVKTEDEACGGPLRFYPLRPDELIDAGNRSKTLDVVVSPAISSDVYVMGMLFCLGIFLSFYLLTFLVACVENKRSVDRFTVTYRKPGVTPVSPYEYGSFADNASTLSSEAITDSIASDANYGYMGQETLKRRPFLTAIHHVAICIERSLESVTGRSRQESLSSIEEDDYDTLADIDSDKNIVRTKKYLCVSDLARKDKRVLSKKYQIYFWNIATIGVFYALPVIQLVITYQTVVNVTGNQDICYYNFLCAHPLGNLSAFNNILSNLGYVMLGLLFLLIVLQRDIIHSRALDRHDLNALECGIPKHFGLFYAMGTALMMEGLLSACYHVCPNYTNFQFDTSFMYMIAGLCVLKLYQKRHPDINASAYTAYACLAAVIFFSVLGVVFGKGNMVFWIIFSVLHILATMLLSTQLYYMGRWRLDSGILRRIVYVIYTDCIRQCSGPMYIDRMVLLVMGNIVNWSLAAYGLLKTPNDFASYLLAIAICNLLLYFAFYIIMKLRSGERIQCMAMVCILFTAVVWGFALFFFFQGLSTWQKTPAESREHNRDCIVLSFFDDHDIWHFLSSIAMFGSFLVLLTMDDDLDDVQRDKIFVF, from the exons ATGGTTTTGAGGAGCGGTTGTAAATTTGGCCCCGTTTCAGTCTTGTTCCGGCTTGGTTATGTGGCCCTGTTGTTGTTATGTGTGACCCACTTGCGGTGCGCACGGGCAGAAACTAAAACGGTAGTCCAAAAGGATGCAGAGTTTGATGTTACCTACAACGATACAGTTACGAGTGACAACCAAACCATCTACGCCTTCAATCACACCGTCTCCCGAAACAAG ACGGAGGGGGTCCGTGTGACTGTGGATGTACTGTCGGAGGGGGCAGAGAGCAGTCCCATCCTGTTTGTGGTCAGACAGAAGCAGGCCGTGCTGTCCTTCCAGGTCCCCCTCATACTGCGTGGACT GTACCAGAGGAAGTACCCCTATGCCCATGTGGGCCGAACGCTTTGCCAACCCCCCACCCGCACCCTCTCCGAGACCCAGTACTTCTTTGTGGACGTGTCCACCCTGTCCAGCTTGGGCACCCACTACCAGCTGAGGATCAGCCGCGTGGACAGCTTCACCCTGCA TACAGACAAAAAGTTCAGCTTCACTGCCTCACCATCCCAACCCCAG tACTTCAAATATGTGTTCCCTGACGGAGTGGACACGGCCATCGTCAAGGTCAACTCTGAGATGACCTTCCCGTGCTCTGTCATGTCCATTCAGGACATCCAG TGCCCAGTGTATGACTTGGATAACAACGTGGCCTTCATTGGAATGTATCAAACCATGACCAAGACAGCTGCCATCACTGTCCAg AGGAAGGACTTCCCCAGTAACAGTTtctatgtggtggtggtggtgaagacGGAGGACGAGGCATGTGGGGGTCCCCTGCGCTTCTACCCCCTCCGTCCAGATGAACTCATTGATGCCGGCAATCGCAGTAAAACTCTGGACGTGGTCGTCTCGCCCGCCATCAGCT cggATGTGTACGTGATGGGCATGCTGTTCTGCCTGGgcatcttcctctccttctacctgctCACCTTCCTGGTGGCCTGTGTGGAGAACAAGAGGTCTGTCGATCGCTTCACTGTCACATACA GAAAGCCAGGTGTgactccagtctccccctatgaATACGGCTCctttg CGGACAACGCCAGCACGTTGAGCTCGGAGGCCATCACAGACAGCATAGCATCAGATGCCAACTACGGATACATGG GACAGGAGACTTTGAAACGCAGACCATTCCTAACTGCCATCCACCACGTAGCCATCTGCATTG aGCGTTCGTTGGAGAGCGTTACGGGTCGTAGTCGACAGGAGTCTCTGAGCTCAATAGAGGAGGATGACTATGACACGTTGGCCGACATCGACTCGGACAAGAACATCGTCCGCACCAAG AAGTACCTGTGTGTGTCGGACCTCGCTCGCAAAGACAAGAGGGTTCTGAGTAAAAAGTACCAGATCTACTTCTG GAATATTGCCACCATAGGTGTGTTCTACGCCCTCCCTGTCATCCAGCTGGTCATCACTTATCAAACG gttgTCAACGTGACAGGAAATCAGGACATCTGCTACTACAACTTCCTGTGTGCACACCCCCTGGGGAATCTgag TGCCTTCAACAACATACTGAGTAACCTTGGTTACGTGATGCTGGGCCTCCTCTTCCTGCTCATCGTGCTGCAGAGAGACATCATCCACAGCAGAGCGCTGGACCGCCACGACCTCAACGCACTG GAGTGTGGCATCCCTAAGCACTTTGGGCTGTTCTACGCCATGGGCACAGCTCTGATGATGGAAGGACTGCTGAGTGCCTGCTACCACGTTTGCCCCAACTACACCAACTTCCAGTTCG ATACCTCCTTCATGTATATGATcgctgggctgtgtgtgttaaaGCTGTACCAGAAGAGACACCCAGATATCAATGCCAGCGCTTACACTGCCTACGCCTGTCTGGCTGCTGTCATCTTCTTCTCTGTGCTAGGAGTG GTGTTTGGGAAGGGCAACATGGTGTTCTGGATcatcttctctgtcctccacatCCTGGCCACCATGCTGCTCAGCACCCAGCTCTACTACATGGGTCGCTGGAGACTGG ATTCTGGCATCCTGCGCAGGATTGTGTATGTGATCTACACTGACTGTATCCGCCAGTGCAGTGGCCCCATGTATATT gacCGAATGGTTCTGCTAGTGATGGGAAACATAGTGAACTGGTCTCT GGCTGCCTATGGGCTACTAAAGACACCCAATGACTTTGCCTCTTACCTGCTGGCCATTGCCATCTGCAACCTGCTACTCTACTTTGCCTTCTACATCATCAtgaag ctccgCAGTGGTGAGAGGATCCAGTGCATGGCCATGGTGTGTATCCTCTTCACGGCCGTGGTGTGGGGCTtcgctctcttcttcttcttccaggGCCTCAGTACTTGGCAG
- the LOC135552700 gene encoding SID1 transmembrane family member 2-like isoform X3, which produces MVLRSGCKFGPVSVLFRLGYVALLLLCVTHLRCARAETKTVVQKDAEFDVTYNDTVTSDNQTIYAFNHTVSRNKTEGVRVTVDVLSEGAESSPILFVVRQKQAVLSFQVPLILRGLYQRKYPYAHVGRTLCQPPTRTLSETQYFFVDVSTLSSLGTHYQLRISRVDSFTLHTDKKFSFTASPSQPQYFKYVFPDGVDTAIVKVNSEMTFPCSVMSIQDIQCPVYDLDNNVAFIGMYQTMTKTAAITVQRKDFPSNSFYVVVVVKTEDEACGGPLRFYPLRPDELIDAGNRSKTLDVVVSPAISSDVYVMGMLFCLGIFLSFYLLTFLVACVENKRMHRRREGLLNPADMSPAETGKPGVTPVSPYEYGSFADNASTLSSEAITDSIASDANYGYMERSLESVTGRSRQESLSSIEEDDYDTLADIDSDKNIVRTKKYLCVSDLARKDKRVLSKKYQIYFWNIATIGVFYALPVIQLVITYQTVVNVTGNQDICYYNFLCAHPLGNLSAFNNILSNLGYVMLGLLFLLIVLQRDIIHSRALDRHDLNALECGIPKHFGLFYAMGTALMMEGLLSACYHVCPNYTNFQFDTSFMYMIAGLCVLKLYQKRHPDINASAYTAYACLAAVIFFSVLGVVFGKGNMVFWIIFSVLHILATMLLSTQLYYMGRWRLDSGILRRIVYVIYTDCIRQCSGPMYIDRMVLLVMGNIVNWSLAAYGLLKTPNDFASYLLAIAICNLLLYFAFYIIMKLRSGERIQCMAMVCILFTAVVWGFALFFFFQGLSTWQKTPAESREHNRDCIVLSFFDDHDIWHFLSSIAMFGSFLVLLTMDDDLDDVQRDKIFVF; this is translated from the exons ATGGTTTTGAGGAGCGGTTGTAAATTTGGCCCCGTTTCAGTCTTGTTCCGGCTTGGTTATGTGGCCCTGTTGTTGTTATGTGTGACCCACTTGCGGTGCGCACGGGCAGAAACTAAAACGGTAGTCCAAAAGGATGCAGAGTTTGATGTTACCTACAACGATACAGTTACGAGTGACAACCAAACCATCTACGCCTTCAATCACACCGTCTCCCGAAACAAG ACGGAGGGGGTCCGTGTGACTGTGGATGTACTGTCGGAGGGGGCAGAGAGCAGTCCCATCCTGTTTGTGGTCAGACAGAAGCAGGCCGTGCTGTCCTTCCAGGTCCCCCTCATACTGCGTGGACT GTACCAGAGGAAGTACCCCTATGCCCATGTGGGCCGAACGCTTTGCCAACCCCCCACCCGCACCCTCTCCGAGACCCAGTACTTCTTTGTGGACGTGTCCACCCTGTCCAGCTTGGGCACCCACTACCAGCTGAGGATCAGCCGCGTGGACAGCTTCACCCTGCA TACAGACAAAAAGTTCAGCTTCACTGCCTCACCATCCCAACCCCAG tACTTCAAATATGTGTTCCCTGACGGAGTGGACACGGCCATCGTCAAGGTCAACTCTGAGATGACCTTCCCGTGCTCTGTCATGTCCATTCAGGACATCCAG TGCCCAGTGTATGACTTGGATAACAACGTGGCCTTCATTGGAATGTATCAAACCATGACCAAGACAGCTGCCATCACTGTCCAg AGGAAGGACTTCCCCAGTAACAGTTtctatgtggtggtggtggtgaagacGGAGGACGAGGCATGTGGGGGTCCCCTGCGCTTCTACCCCCTCCGTCCAGATGAACTCATTGATGCCGGCAATCGCAGTAAAACTCTGGACGTGGTCGTCTCGCCCGCCATCAGCT cggATGTGTACGTGATGGGCATGCTGTTCTGCCTGGgcatcttcctctccttctacctgctCACCTTCCTGGTGGCCTGTGTGGAGAACAAGAG GATgcacaggaggagggaggggcttCTGAACCCAGCGGACATGTCGCCCGCGGAGACAG GAAAGCCAGGTGTgactccagtctccccctatgaATACGGCTCctttg CGGACAACGCCAGCACGTTGAGCTCGGAGGCCATCACAGACAGCATAGCATCAGATGCCAACTACGGATACATGG aGCGTTCGTTGGAGAGCGTTACGGGTCGTAGTCGACAGGAGTCTCTGAGCTCAATAGAGGAGGATGACTATGACACGTTGGCCGACATCGACTCGGACAAGAACATCGTCCGCACCAAG AAGTACCTGTGTGTGTCGGACCTCGCTCGCAAAGACAAGAGGGTTCTGAGTAAAAAGTACCAGATCTACTTCTG GAATATTGCCACCATAGGTGTGTTCTACGCCCTCCCTGTCATCCAGCTGGTCATCACTTATCAAACG gttgTCAACGTGACAGGAAATCAGGACATCTGCTACTACAACTTCCTGTGTGCACACCCCCTGGGGAATCTgag TGCCTTCAACAACATACTGAGTAACCTTGGTTACGTGATGCTGGGCCTCCTCTTCCTGCTCATCGTGCTGCAGAGAGACATCATCCACAGCAGAGCGCTGGACCGCCACGACCTCAACGCACTG GAGTGTGGCATCCCTAAGCACTTTGGGCTGTTCTACGCCATGGGCACAGCTCTGATGATGGAAGGACTGCTGAGTGCCTGCTACCACGTTTGCCCCAACTACACCAACTTCCAGTTCG ATACCTCCTTCATGTATATGATcgctgggctgtgtgtgttaaaGCTGTACCAGAAGAGACACCCAGATATCAATGCCAGCGCTTACACTGCCTACGCCTGTCTGGCTGCTGTCATCTTCTTCTCTGTGCTAGGAGTG GTGTTTGGGAAGGGCAACATGGTGTTCTGGATcatcttctctgtcctccacatCCTGGCCACCATGCTGCTCAGCACCCAGCTCTACTACATGGGTCGCTGGAGACTGG ATTCTGGCATCCTGCGCAGGATTGTGTATGTGATCTACACTGACTGTATCCGCCAGTGCAGTGGCCCCATGTATATT gacCGAATGGTTCTGCTAGTGATGGGAAACATAGTGAACTGGTCTCT GGCTGCCTATGGGCTACTAAAGACACCCAATGACTTTGCCTCTTACCTGCTGGCCATTGCCATCTGCAACCTGCTACTCTACTTTGCCTTCTACATCATCAtgaag ctccgCAGTGGTGAGAGGATCCAGTGCATGGCCATGGTGTGTATCCTCTTCACGGCCGTGGTGTGGGGCTtcgctctcttcttcttcttccaggGCCTCAGTACTTGGCAG